A region of Argentina anserina chromosome 5, drPotAnse1.1, whole genome shotgun sequence DNA encodes the following proteins:
- the LOC126793321 gene encoding F-box only protein 8-like, whose amino-acid sequence MMAKSIDGEKGRLLRLVEERLLSRKTENEKKLPQETHIPYLPKDCISSILVRLPIESLQRSSFVCKPWYSIIKNPKFIDAHFQRSESVLIFLLPIWERSYSFSMASAPEQNPNTVLVESKLLPPNCIPTFSNLSLNSTKFSVQFLAIKNGKAEIGGYSLSCLGSIRATCNGLILLDNKVKTGGLVVMNPVTRKLIALPLGTLHRPYNESYGFALSDVTGEYKIVHLFRDDLGFVSCEILSLWEKVWKEVNGPSFGLFGWFGYAPISAIGALHWIPQVDRSDYIVSVEVHKELFHQIPLPRSCRTHDRIIEMAGALGFVIHQDINCIDIWMLKGLYGEVWTKYHSITVGSVIDMIPYFTLRIKGDIIFKRDEDGSLYAYDFQQQDLTKVEIVRNCMLTSSACLPHVNSLISWMDESSDMHE is encoded by the coding sequence ATGATGGCTAAATCAATAGATGGTGAGAAGGGACGCTTGTTGAGGCTAGTGGAGGAAAGATTATTGAGCAGGAAAACAGAGAATGAGAAAAAACTACCCCAAGAAACACATATCCCTTATCTCCCTAAAGATTGCATTTCAAGCATCCTTGTACGACTTCCTATTGAATCTCTTCAGAGGTCAAGTTTTGTGTGCAAGCCTTGGTATAGCATAATTAAAAACCCCAAATTCATTGATGCTCATTTCCAGCGGTCTGAatctgttttgatttttctatTGCCAATATGGGAAAGGTCATATTCTTTTTCCATGGCATCTGCTCCAGAACAGAATCCAAACACTGTCTTAGTTGAATCAAAACTTCTACCACCAAATTGTATCCCTACTTTCAGCAACCTGTCCCTAAACTCTACAAAATTTTCTGTTCAGTTTCTTGCAATAAAAAATGGTAAGGCTGAGATAGGAGGGTACAGTTTAAGTTGCTTGGGAAGTATCAGAGCCACATGCAATGGTCTAATTTTGCTTGATAATAAAGTTAAGACGGGTGGACTTGTGGTGATGAATCCTGTGACCAGGAAGCTGATTGCACTCCCTCTAGGTACCTTACATCGTCCATATAATGAATCTTATGGTTTTGCATTGAGTGATGTAACGGGTGAATATAAAATAGTCCATTTGTTTCGGGATGATTTGGGGTTTGTCAGCTGTGAGATTTTGAGTCTTTGGGAAAAAGTATGGAAAGAGGTGAATGGCCCTTCATTTGGGCTCTTTGGTTGGTTTGGATATGCACCTATTTCGGCAATCGGAGCTTTGCACTGGATTCCTCAGGTTGATCGGAGCGATTACATTGTTTCTGTGGAAGTACACAAGGAACTGTTTCACCAAATACCACTCCCCAGAAGTTGCAGAACTCATGACAGGATTATTGAAATGGCAGGTGCATTGGGTTTTGTCATTCATCAGGATATAAACTGCATTGACATCTGGATGTTGAAGGGTCTCTACGGGGAAGTCTGGACAAAGTATCACAGTATCACAGTGGGTTCTGTTATAGACATGATTCCTTATTTCACTTTGAGGATCAAGGGAGATATTATTTTTAAGAGAGACGAAGATGGCTCGCTATATGCTTATGACTTTCAGCAGCAAGACTTGACAAAGGTTGAGATAGTAAGGAATTGCATGCTAACCTCTTCTGCATGCCTACCTCATGTCAACAGCCTCATATCTTGGATGGATGAAAGTTCGGACATGCACGAATGA